A window from Streptomyces sp. NBC_00299 encodes these proteins:
- the helR gene encoding RNA polymerase recycling motor ATPase HelR, translating into MTYLTTSAFDLPDRLSLKADPKLIAADEQHFAAIGRCLEETIAELTGRLDTARRAPGGMGRDAMDRDTEIHRLTARLRTLHRFGLDLCLGHMVGADDSEPVYVGRLGLTDSTGRRLLLDWRSPAAEPFFGATHGDPMGLASRRRYRWTRGRISDYWDEVFTPDGFAGHHASLDDQSAFIASLGSDRSPRMRDVLGTIQADQDAIIRAGSRGALVVDGGPGTGKTVVALHRSAYLLYSDPRLGHRRGGVLFVGPHRPYLDYVADVLPSLGEEGVQTCILRDLVAEGAEATVEADPEVARLKSSAELVKALDKAVRFYEEPPTKGMTVTTHWSDIWLSATDWAVAFEAAEPGTPHNDARNQVWEELLTILVDKHQGDASGDDAHVSPDLVRRSLRQNRELLTAFNRAWPLLEAADLVSDLWSVPAYLRLCAPWLSRDEVQKLQRADPQAWTVSDLPFLDAARQRLGDPEASRRKRRHDAVIAAQRERMTQVVDNLIEAVANSGADGDDGIGLVTMLRGEDAQVSLVDESEVSSADPDLLAGPFAHVVVDEAQELTDAEWQMLLLRCPSRSFTIVGDRAQARHGFTESWQERLKRIGLDRIDLASLSLNYRTPEEIMTEAEPVIRAALPDANVPTSIRSGGTPVVQGSVSDLDSILDTWLTAHSEGTACVIGAPAFQPTDRVRSLPPELSKGLEFDLVVLVDPESFGEGIEGAVDRYVAMTRATQQLVILR; encoded by the coding sequence ATGACATACCTGACCACCAGCGCGTTCGATCTTCCCGACCGTCTCTCCCTCAAGGCCGACCCGAAGCTGATCGCGGCCGACGAGCAGCACTTCGCGGCCATCGGGCGATGCCTCGAAGAGACGATCGCCGAACTGACCGGCCGCCTCGACACCGCCCGCAGGGCACCCGGCGGCATGGGCCGGGATGCCATGGACCGGGACACGGAGATCCACCGGCTCACCGCCCGCCTGCGCACCCTGCACCGCTTCGGCCTGGATCTGTGCCTCGGGCACATGGTCGGCGCGGACGACTCCGAGCCGGTGTACGTGGGGCGGCTCGGCCTGACCGACAGCACGGGCCGGCGGCTGCTGCTCGACTGGCGCTCCCCCGCGGCCGAGCCGTTCTTCGGAGCCACCCACGGCGACCCGATGGGCCTGGCGAGCCGCCGCCGGTACCGCTGGACCCGCGGCCGGATCAGCGACTACTGGGACGAGGTGTTCACCCCGGACGGGTTCGCCGGTCACCATGCCTCGCTCGACGACCAGTCCGCCTTCATCGCCAGCCTCGGCAGCGACCGGTCGCCACGGATGCGGGACGTGCTCGGCACCATCCAGGCCGACCAGGACGCCATCATCCGTGCGGGGTCGCGCGGCGCCCTCGTCGTCGACGGCGGCCCGGGCACCGGGAAGACCGTCGTCGCCCTGCACCGGTCCGCCTACCTCCTGTACTCGGACCCCCGGCTCGGTCACCGCCGGGGCGGCGTGCTGTTCGTCGGTCCGCACCGGCCGTATCTGGACTACGTCGCCGACGTCCTCCCCAGCCTCGGAGAGGAGGGCGTGCAGACCTGCATCCTGCGCGACCTCGTCGCCGAGGGAGCCGAGGCAACCGTCGAGGCCGATCCGGAGGTGGCCCGCCTGAAGTCGTCCGCGGAGCTGGTGAAGGCGCTCGACAAGGCCGTCAGGTTCTACGAGGAGCCGCCCACGAAGGGCATGACGGTCACGACCCACTGGTCCGACATCTGGCTGAGCGCCACCGACTGGGCCGTGGCCTTCGAGGCGGCTGAACCCGGCACTCCGCACAACGACGCGCGCAACCAGGTCTGGGAGGAACTGCTCACCATCCTGGTGGACAAGCACCAGGGCGACGCCTCCGGTGACGACGCACACGTCTCGCCCGACCTGGTCCGCAGGTCGCTGAGGCAGAACAGGGAACTGCTCACGGCCTTCAACCGCGCCTGGCCCCTGCTCGAAGCGGCCGACCTCGTCTCCGACCTGTGGTCGGTCCCCGCCTACCTGCGGCTGTGTGCTCCCTGGCTCAGCCGCGACGAAGTGCAGAAACTGCAGCGCGCGGACCCCCAGGCCTGGACGGTGTCCGACTTGCCCTTCCTGGACGCGGCACGGCAGCGGCTCGGCGACCCGGAGGCGTCGCGGCGCAAGCGGCGGCACGACGCCGTCATCGCCGCCCAGCGGGAGCGCATGACCCAGGTCGTCGACAACCTGATCGAGGCCGTGGCCAACTCCGGTGCCGACGGCGACGACGGCATCGGCCTGGTGACGATGCTGCGCGGCGAGGACGCCCAGGTCAGCCTCGTCGACGAGTCCGAGGTCTCCAGTGCCGACCCGGACCTGCTCGCCGGCCCGTTCGCACACGTCGTCGTGGACGAGGCCCAGGAACTCACCGACGCGGAGTGGCAGATGCTGCTGCTGCGCTGCCCGTCCCGAAGCTTCACCATCGTGGGCGACCGCGCCCAGGCCAGGCACGGCTTCACCGAGTCGTGGCAGGAACGCCTGAAGCGGATCGGCCTCGACCGGATCGACCTGGCCTCCCTGAGCCTCAACTACCGGACACCGGAAGAGATCATGACGGAGGCCGAGCCGGTCATCCGAGCCGCGCTCCCGGACGCGAACGTGCCGACCTCCATCCGCAGCGGCGGTACCCCGGTCGTACAGGGCTCGGTTTCGGACCTGGACTCGATCCTCGACACCTGGCTCACCGCCCACAGCGAAGGCACCGCCTGTGTCATCGGGGCCCCCGCATTCCAGCCGACGGACCGTGTCCGCTCACTGCCCCCCGAGTTGTCGAAGGGACTGGAGTTCGACTTGGTCGTCCTCGTCGACCCGGAGAGCTTCGGCGAGGGGATCGAGGGAGCGGTGGACCGCTATGTGGCGATGACGCGAGCGACCCAGCAACTGGTCATCCTCCGCTGA